From the genome of Phytohabitans rumicis, one region includes:
- a CDS encoding WhiB family transcriptional regulator yields MSLALAPLDDRVELEANLPCRKFDPDLWFSESPTELELAKSLCGDCPLRVECLAGAVERAEPWGVWGGEIFERGAVVPRKRPRGRPRKEDVARDAALRVEVEARMAANGLAESRNTVRLAA; encoded by the coding sequence ATGAGTCTGGCGTTGGCCCCACTCGACGACCGCGTCGAGCTGGAGGCGAACCTGCCCTGTCGGAAGTTCGACCCAGACCTGTGGTTCTCGGAGTCGCCGACCGAGCTGGAGCTGGCCAAGTCGCTGTGCGGGGACTGCCCGCTGCGCGTCGAGTGCCTGGCCGGTGCGGTCGAGCGGGCCGAGCCCTGGGGTGTCTGGGGCGGCGAGATCTTCGAGCGTGGCGCGGTCGTTCCGCGCAAGCGGCCCCGCGGCCGTCCGCGCAAGGAGGACGTCGCCCGGGACGCGGCCCTGCGGGTCGAGGTCGAGGCGCGGATGGCGGCCAACGGGCTCGCCGAGTCGCGCAACACGGTCCGGCTGGCGGCCTGA
- a CDS encoding ABC1 kinase family protein: MTDIPRRAVTRTARLAALPLGFAGRTVLGLGKRVTGLASEVISADIQQRTAEQLFSVLGQLKGGAMKFGQALSVFEAALPDELAGPYRQALTKLQEAAPPLPAASVHKVLAAQLGGDWRAKFLEFDDTPAAAASIGQVHRAVWKKGRRPVAVKVQYPGAGDALISDLKQLSRLGSMFRVIQPGLDIKPLLAELRDRITEELDYELEAESQRAFAKAYADDDEIFVPDVVAAAPRVLVTDWVDGTPLSKIISDGTEDERDQAGRLMATLHFSAPERVGLLHADPHPGNFRLLADGRLGVIDFGAVARLPGGHPEPVGRLARLALAGDAEGVLAGLRDEGFIKLDDAIDAQAVLDFLLPMLAPLAEEEFRFTRPWLRAEAARLGSPKSPAYQLSRHLNLPPSYLLIHRVTLGSIGVLCQLNARAPYRAIVERWLPGFAPVP; this comes from the coding sequence GTGACCGATATCCCGCGCCGGGCAGTTACCCGGACCGCCAGGCTCGCCGCACTGCCGCTCGGGTTCGCCGGGCGGACCGTCCTCGGCCTGGGCAAGCGGGTCACCGGGCTCGCCTCCGAAGTCATCTCCGCCGATATCCAGCAGCGCACGGCCGAGCAGCTTTTCAGCGTGTTGGGCCAGCTCAAGGGCGGCGCGATGAAGTTCGGCCAGGCGCTGTCGGTGTTCGAGGCGGCGCTGCCGGACGAGCTGGCCGGGCCGTACCGGCAGGCGCTGACCAAGCTGCAGGAGGCCGCGCCGCCGCTGCCGGCCGCCAGCGTGCACAAGGTCCTGGCCGCCCAGCTCGGCGGGGACTGGCGGGCGAAGTTCCTGGAGTTCGACGACACCCCCGCCGCGGCCGCCAGCATCGGGCAGGTGCACCGGGCGGTCTGGAAGAAGGGCCGCCGGCCGGTCGCGGTGAAGGTGCAGTACCCCGGCGCGGGCGATGCCCTGATCTCCGACCTCAAGCAGCTTTCCCGGCTGGGCAGCATGTTCCGGGTGATCCAACCGGGTCTCGACATCAAGCCGCTGCTCGCCGAGCTGCGCGACCGGATCACCGAAGAGCTGGACTACGAGCTGGAGGCCGAGTCCCAGCGCGCCTTCGCGAAGGCGTACGCGGACGACGACGAGATCTTCGTGCCGGACGTGGTCGCCGCCGCCCCGCGGGTGCTGGTCACCGACTGGGTGGACGGCACACCGCTCTCCAAGATCATTAGTGACGGTACCGAGGACGAGCGCGACCAGGCCGGGCGGTTGATGGCCACGCTGCACTTCTCGGCGCCGGAACGGGTGGGTCTGCTGCACGCCGACCCGCATCCGGGCAACTTCCGGCTGCTGGCGGACGGCCGCCTGGGCGTGATCGACTTCGGCGCGGTGGCGAGGCTGCCCGGGGGCCACCCGGAGCCGGTCGGCCGGCTGGCCCGGCTCGCGCTCGCCGGCGACGCCGAGGGAGTGCTGGCCGGACTCCGGGACGAGGGCTTCATCAAGCTGGACGACGCCATCGACGCGCAGGCCGTGCTGGACTTCCTGCTGCCGATGCTGGCACCGCTGGCCGAGGAGGAGTTTCGCTTCACCCGGCCCTGGCTGCGGGCGGAGGCGGCCCGGCTGGGCAGCCCGAAGAGCCCGGCCTACCAGCTCAGCCGGCATCTCAACCTGCCGCCGAGCTACCTGCTCATCCATCGGGTGACGCTCGGGTCGATCGGCGTCCTGTGCCAGCTCAACGCCAGGGCGCCGTACCGCGCGATCGTGGAGAGGTGGCTACCGGGGTTCGCCCCGGTCCCCTGA
- a CDS encoding TOMM precursor leader peptide-binding protein → MTAIPRPTLLPGLHRLWRDRHTLQLGLDPARAVLLEVANPSAVRLLDLLDGTRPERAVIDHAPKIGVTREDARLLLETLRAAGLIVSGHSLLPATLPEPVRRRLSAEAAALALRGTDVPATPAQILRRRAAARVLVAGRSRLAAPLAVTLAQAGVGHVQPALTGLVDPVDAAGVPLVASDVRRTRTAAVIDAIERSAPGTETRPIPRGRASLVVQAGSDRPAALLAAGFAQRRQAHLLIGVRDGVAVVGPLVRPGGAPCLNCLELHRQDRDPQWPALAAQLAGEGQPEPCSAPTLLAAAAYAAGEALVYLDGQEPDTLGAAIEISAPGRLRRRAWPPHPACGCARSRTFTAVRSSGRR, encoded by the coding sequence ATGACGGCCATCCCGCGCCCCACGCTCCTGCCCGGCCTGCACCGCCTCTGGCGTGACCGGCACACCCTCCAGCTCGGCCTCGACCCGGCTCGGGCGGTGTTGCTGGAGGTGGCCAACCCCAGCGCCGTACGGCTGCTCGACCTCCTCGACGGGACCCGACCCGAGCGGGCGGTCATCGACCACGCTCCCAAGATCGGCGTCACCCGCGAGGACGCCCGGCTCCTGCTGGAGACCCTCCGCGCCGCGGGCCTGATCGTCAGCGGGCACAGCCTGCTGCCGGCCACCCTCCCCGAGCCGGTACGCCGGCGGCTGTCGGCCGAGGCGGCCGCCCTCGCCCTGCGCGGCACCGACGTGCCCGCCACGCCGGCCCAGATCCTGCGCCGCCGGGCCGCGGCGCGGGTGCTGGTCGCGGGGCGCAGCCGGCTGGCGGCGCCGCTCGCCGTCACGCTGGCCCAGGCCGGCGTGGGCCACGTGCAGCCCGCGCTGACCGGGCTGGTCGACCCGGTGGACGCCGCGGGCGTACCGCTGGTCGCCAGCGACGTACGGCGTACCCGCACCGCGGCGGTGATCGACGCGATCGAGCGCAGCGCCCCTGGCACGGAGACCCGCCCGATCCCGCGCGGCCGGGCGTCGCTGGTCGTCCAGGCCGGCTCCGACCGTCCCGCCGCGCTCCTGGCGGCCGGCTTCGCCCAGCGGCGGCAGGCCCACCTCCTGATCGGCGTACGGGACGGCGTGGCGGTGGTGGGCCCCCTCGTACGCCCCGGCGGCGCGCCCTGCCTGAACTGCCTGGAGCTGCACCGCCAGGATCGCGACCCGCAGTGGCCGGCCCTAGCCGCCCAGCTCGCCGGCGAGGGGCAGCCGGAGCCGTGCAGCGCGCCGACCCTGCTGGCCGCGGCGGCGTACGCGGCCGGTGAGGCCCTGGTCTACCTCGACGGGCAGGAGCCGGACACGCTCGGCGCGGCGATCGAAATCAGTGCACCCGGCCGGCTGCGTCGCCGCGCCTGGCCACCCCATCCGGCGTGCGGATGTGCGCGATCCCGAACATTCACAGCCGTCAGATCCTCGGGGCGTCGGTAA
- a CDS encoding DUF5679 domain-containing protein: MATKTQTYNGYCVKCKEKRDFEGTVEVSKTGMNMAKGKCPVCGTTVNRILGKAK; this comes from the coding sequence GTGGCCACCAAGACCCAGACCTACAACGGCTACTGCGTCAAGTGCAAGGAGAAGCGGGACTTCGAGGGCACCGTCGAGGTGTCGAAGACCGGGATGAACATGGCAAAGGGGAAGTGTCCCGTCTGCGGCACGACGGTCAACCGGATCCTCGGCAAGGCCAAGTAA
- a CDS encoding M48 metallopeptidase family protein, with product MAGARKPVVEVRRSQRRRRTVSAYRDGERVVVLIPDQFSRAEETEWVDKMLARLAAREERLSRSDDELLVRARRLIGRYLAEHTRIVVPASVRWVTNQSGRWGSCTPADRTIRISHRIQEMPDWVIDYVLLHELTHLVVPSHNARFWELVCRYPKAERARGYLEGIAAATGVVLAD from the coding sequence ATGGCTGGGGCGCGCAAGCCAGTCGTCGAGGTACGGCGCAGCCAGCGCCGGCGACGCACGGTGTCCGCGTATCGCGACGGCGAGCGCGTGGTCGTCCTCATCCCCGACCAGTTCTCCCGGGCCGAAGAGACCGAGTGGGTCGACAAGATGCTCGCCCGGCTCGCCGCCCGCGAGGAGCGGCTCAGCCGCTCCGACGACGAGCTGCTGGTCCGGGCCCGCCGGCTGATCGGCCGCTACCTCGCCGAGCACACCCGGATCGTCGTCCCCGCCAGCGTGCGCTGGGTGACCAACCAGAGCGGCCGCTGGGGCTCCTGCACCCCGGCCGACCGCACGATCAGGATCTCGCACCGCATCCAGGAGATGCCCGACTGGGTGATCGACTACGTGCTGTTGCACGAGCTCACCCACCTCGTGGTGCCGAGCCACAACGCCCGCTTCTGGGAGCTTGTGTGCCGCTACCCGAAGGCCGAGCGCGCCCGCGGCTACCTGGAGGGCATCGCCGCCGCCACCGGCGTCGTCCTGGCCGACTGA
- a CDS encoding amidase: MQETWVGATAKQIARAVRRGDTSATQVVADHLDHIAAADPVLSAFRVVRGGEAIVEAEKVDEEEDLANLPLAGVPVAVKENTALAGVPTWNGSAAARGPVAEEDHEVVRRLRGAGAVVVGVTRMPELGLWATTDDETAATRNPWRTDRTPGGSSGGAAAAVASGMVPFAHGNDGLGSIRIPAACCGLVGIKPGRGVVPCQLGADDWYGLTEQGILATTVADAAVGLAVLAGRRPEKLVEPQRLKVAVSLRSPVLGTRLDKPNRDAVAAASRLLVAAGHDAVAADPVYPTSLGLRGLATWFAAACRDAEAAGLDRATLQPRSRRHVALGAWALRRGYVREADRTAWRERSIGFFSDHGVDLMLTPALASVPPRADGWSRRSWRANMIANIRYAPYAAPWNIAGLPALVVPVGLRPDGLPVCVQLVGPPGSELLQLAVAGQFEMAAPWRRHAPTWPRAGATIDQ; encoded by the coding sequence GTGCAGGAGACGTGGGTCGGCGCGACCGCCAAGCAGATCGCCCGCGCCGTACGCCGCGGCGACACGTCCGCGACGCAGGTCGTGGCCGACCACCTCGATCACATCGCGGCCGCTGATCCCGTGCTGTCCGCGTTCCGCGTGGTGCGCGGGGGCGAGGCGATCGTCGAGGCGGAAAAGGTCGACGAGGAAGAGGACCTGGCCAACCTGCCGCTGGCCGGCGTGCCGGTCGCGGTCAAGGAGAACACCGCGCTCGCCGGCGTACCGACGTGGAACGGCTCGGCAGCGGCCCGCGGCCCGGTCGCCGAGGAGGACCACGAGGTCGTACGCCGGCTGCGCGGTGCGGGCGCGGTCGTCGTCGGCGTGACGCGCATGCCCGAGCTGGGGCTGTGGGCGACGACGGACGACGAGACCGCCGCGACCCGCAACCCGTGGCGCACCGACCGCACGCCGGGCGGGTCGTCGGGCGGCGCGGCGGCGGCGGTCGCGTCCGGCATGGTGCCGTTCGCGCACGGCAACGACGGGCTCGGCTCGATCCGCATCCCGGCCGCCTGCTGCGGCCTGGTCGGGATCAAGCCGGGCCGGGGCGTGGTGCCGTGCCAGCTCGGCGCCGACGACTGGTACGGCCTCACCGAGCAGGGCATCCTCGCCACCACCGTCGCCGACGCCGCCGTCGGGTTGGCGGTGCTCGCCGGTCGCCGCCCGGAAAAGCTGGTCGAGCCCCAGCGCCTCAAGGTCGCGGTGTCACTGCGGTCCCCCGTACTCGGAACGCGGTTGGACAAGCCCAACCGCGACGCTGTCGCAGCGGCGTCGCGGCTGCTGGTGGCCGCGGGCCATGACGCCGTGGCCGCGGACCCGGTCTATCCGACGTCGCTGGGGCTGCGCGGCCTGGCCACGTGGTTCGCGGCCGCGTGCCGCGACGCCGAGGCCGCCGGCCTCGACCGGGCCACGCTGCAGCCGCGCAGCCGCCGGCACGTCGCGCTCGGCGCGTGGGCACTACGCCGCGGGTACGTCCGGGAGGCCGACCGCACGGCGTGGCGCGAGCGGTCGATCGGCTTCTTCAGCGACCACGGCGTCGACCTGATGCTCACGCCCGCGCTGGCGAGCGTGCCGCCGCGCGCGGACGGCTGGTCGCGCCGGTCCTGGCGGGCGAACATGATCGCCAATATCCGGTACGCCCCGTACGCCGCGCCGTGGAACATCGCCGGCCTGCCCGCCCTGGTCGTGCCGGTGGGGCTGCGCCCGGACGGGCTGCCGGTGTGCGTGCAGCTGGTCGGCCCGCCCGGGTCGGAGCTGCTGCAGCTCGCGGTCGCGGGGCAGTTCGAGATGGCGGCACCGTGGCGGCGACACGCTCCGACCTGGCCCCGTGCGGGTGCGACGATCGACCAGTGA
- the ilvA gene encoding threonine ammonia-lyase, whose amino-acid sequence MSDLLSLADVQAARELLGDVVRTTPLEPSRPLSAALGGPAWLKCENLQRAGSYKVRGAYVRIARLSPEERARGVVAASAGNHAQGVALAAGLLGAASTVFMPVGAPIPKVSATKGYGAHIEFAGNTVDDSLVAAKEFAERTGAVLIHPFDHPDVIAGQGTVALEILEQCPDVRTIVAGLGGGGLLSGIAVAAKAIRPDVRVIGVQATGAAAYPPSLAAGSPVRLPELSTIADGIAVGCPGDITFAHVSKLVDDVVTVTDEDISRALLMLLERCKLVVEPAGAVGVAALMSGAVRVEPPVVAVLSGGNIDPLLLLRVIEHGLTAAGRYLRFTVRCPDRPGQLALLLAQIAEHRVNVIDVLHTRQNPRLRLGEVEVALSIETRGPEHSDKLVEALRASGYPVRFP is encoded by the coding sequence GTGAGTGACCTGCTAAGTCTCGCCGACGTCCAGGCGGCCCGGGAGCTGCTCGGCGACGTCGTGCGCACCACCCCGCTGGAGCCGTCGCGCCCGCTGTCCGCGGCGCTCGGCGGCCCAGCGTGGCTCAAGTGCGAAAACCTCCAGCGCGCCGGCTCCTACAAGGTCCGCGGCGCCTACGTGCGCATCGCCCGGCTCTCGCCCGAGGAGCGCGCCCGCGGCGTGGTCGCCGCCAGCGCCGGCAACCACGCCCAGGGGGTGGCGCTCGCCGCCGGCCTGCTCGGCGCCGCGTCGACCGTGTTCATGCCGGTGGGCGCGCCCATCCCGAAGGTGTCGGCCACCAAGGGGTACGGCGCCCACATCGAGTTCGCCGGGAACACAGTGGACGACTCGCTGGTCGCGGCGAAGGAGTTCGCGGAGCGGACCGGTGCGGTGCTGATCCACCCGTTCGACCACCCGGACGTGATAGCGGGGCAGGGCACCGTCGCGTTGGAGATCCTGGAGCAGTGCCCGGACGTGCGGACGATCGTCGCCGGGCTGGGCGGCGGCGGGCTGCTGTCCGGGATCGCGGTCGCCGCGAAGGCGATCCGGCCCGACGTACGCGTGATCGGGGTGCAGGCGACGGGCGCCGCGGCCTATCCGCCGTCGCTGGCGGCCGGCTCGCCGGTCCGGCTGCCGGAGCTGAGCACGATCGCGGACGGGATCGCCGTCGGCTGCCCGGGCGACATCACGTTCGCGCACGTCAGCAAGCTGGTCGACGACGTCGTGACGGTCACCGACGAAGACATCTCGCGGGCGCTGCTGATGCTGCTGGAGCGGTGCAAGCTGGTGGTCGAGCCGGCCGGGGCGGTGGGCGTGGCGGCGCTGATGTCCGGCGCGGTACGGGTCGAGCCGCCGGTCGTCGCGGTGCTGTCCGGCGGAAACATCGACCCGCTCCTGCTGCTTCGGGTGATCGAGCACGGGCTCACGGCAGCCGGTCGCTACCTGCGCTTCACCGTGCGCTGCCCGGACCGGCCGGGCCAGCTCGCGCTGCTGCTGGCGCAGATCGCCGAGCACCGCGTGAACGTCATCGACGTCCTGCACACCCGGCAGAACCCGCGCCTGCGGCTGGGCGAGGTCGAGGTGGCGCTGTCCATCGAGACGCGCGGCCCGGAGCACTCCGACAAACTCGTCGAGGCGCTACGGGCCAGCGGTTACCCCGTGCGTTTCCCTTAA
- the greA gene encoding transcription elongation factor GreA, with protein sequence MSSTDREAPATWLSQDAYDRLQAELNELIAARPAMAAEINARREEGDLRENGGYHAAREEQGKAEMRIRQLQELLRTAQVGEAPNADKVAPGTVVTIHFDDDTDDTETFLLGSREIAATTDLTVYSPESALGQAILGAGTGQTVTYTAPSGADIKVTVVGFEPYGG encoded by the coding sequence GTGTCCAGCACCGACCGCGAGGCGCCCGCCACCTGGCTGTCTCAGGACGCGTACGACCGCCTGCAGGCCGAGCTCAACGAGCTGATCGCGGCCCGTCCGGCGATGGCCGCCGAAATCAACGCGCGGCGTGAAGAGGGCGACCTGCGCGAGAATGGCGGCTATCACGCCGCCCGCGAAGAGCAGGGAAAGGCCGAAATGCGGATCCGGCAACTCCAGGAGTTGCTGCGCACCGCGCAGGTGGGCGAGGCGCCCAACGCCGACAAGGTCGCGCCCGGCACCGTCGTCACGATCCACTTTGACGACGACACGGACGACACCGAGACGTTCCTGCTCGGGTCGCGCGAGATCGCCGCCACCACAGACCTGACCGTCTACAGCCCCGAATCCGCCCTCGGCCAGGCAATTCTCGGCGCCGGCACCGGGCAGACGGTCACCTACACCGCGCCGAGCGGCGCCGACATCAAGGTCACGGTGGTGGGCTTCGAGCCGTACGGCGGCTAG
- a CDS encoding DUF4307 domain-containing protein, whose amino-acid sequence MTETHATTTPGAPVFPPGRYGRRRAPHRRRPWVLALLVVGALAAGGALAARLYSQYGDPTYDAQVLTYTDITDAQVVIEFRVNVPAGEEAICVLRARSRDGAEVGKQEVRVSAAPGETRPVRTQTLATSARPVSGEVLRCRAA is encoded by the coding sequence GTGACCGAGACGCACGCCACAACCACGCCCGGCGCGCCGGTGTTCCCGCCCGGCCGCTACGGCCGCCGGCGGGCCCCGCACCGCCGCCGCCCATGGGTGTTGGCGCTGCTCGTCGTCGGGGCCCTGGCCGCCGGCGGCGCGCTGGCCGCGCGCCTCTACAGCCAGTACGGCGACCCGACGTACGACGCGCAGGTGCTCACCTACACCGACATCACCGACGCCCAGGTCGTCATCGAGTTCCGGGTGAACGTCCCGGCCGGCGAGGAGGCCATCTGCGTCCTGCGGGCCCGGTCCCGGGACGGTGCGGAGGTCGGCAAGCAGGAGGTCCGGGTGTCGGCGGCACCCGGCGAGACCCGGCCGGTACGGACGCAAACGCTGGCCACAAGCGCCCGCCCGGTGAGTGGCGAAGTGCTCCGTTGTCGGGCCGCTTAG
- the mca gene encoding mycothiol conjugate amidase Mca, which translates to MAEQLRLMAVHAHPDDESSKGAATMAKYAADGVQVLVATCTGGERGSVLNPKMDRPDVWDNIAEIRKAEMAAARAILGVDQAWLGYVDSGLPEGDPLPPLPDGCFALQDVQAAAGPLVRLIREFRPHVVLTYDENGGYPHPDHIMCHKISVVAFDGAADAEQYPGLGEPWQPLKLYYQHSFTRAKFRALHEGMVAAGLESPYEEMLNSWTDEGTDMGHRITTRVECADYFAVRDDALRAHATQVDPDGPWFRAPLDVQRKVWPTEDFELARSLVDGSLPETDLFAGVREAGRTV; encoded by the coding sequence GTGGCAGAGCAGCTTCGTCTGATGGCGGTCCACGCCCATCCCGATGACGAGTCCAGCAAGGGCGCGGCGACCATGGCCAAATACGCGGCCGACGGCGTCCAGGTCTTGGTCGCGACGTGTACGGGTGGGGAGCGCGGCAGCGTGCTCAACCCGAAGATGGACCGCCCGGACGTCTGGGACAACATCGCGGAGATCCGCAAGGCGGAGATGGCCGCGGCCCGGGCGATCCTGGGCGTCGACCAGGCGTGGTTGGGGTATGTCGACTCCGGGCTACCCGAGGGCGACCCGCTGCCGCCGCTGCCGGATGGCTGCTTCGCGCTCCAGGACGTGCAGGCCGCCGCCGGCCCGCTGGTGCGGCTGATCCGGGAGTTCCGGCCGCACGTCGTGCTGACGTACGACGAGAACGGCGGCTACCCGCACCCCGACCACATCATGTGCCACAAGATCAGCGTGGTGGCGTTCGACGGGGCCGCCGACGCCGAGCAGTACCCCGGGCTGGGCGAACCGTGGCAGCCGCTCAAGCTCTACTACCAGCACTCGTTCACCCGGGCGAAGTTCCGGGCTCTGCACGAGGGCATGGTCGCCGCCGGCCTCGAATCGCCGTACGAGGAGATGCTCAACAGCTGGACCGACGAGGGCACCGACATGGGGCACCGGATCACGACGCGGGTCGAGTGCGCGGACTATTTCGCGGTGCGCGACGACGCTTTGCGGGCGCACGCCACGCAGGTCGACCCGGACGGGCCGTGGTTTCGGGCGCCGCTGGACGTGCAGCGGAAGGTCTGGCCGACCGAGGACTTCGAGCTCGCCAGGTCGCTGGTCGACGGCTCGCTTCCGGAGACCGACCTCTTCGCGGGCGTGCGGGAGGCCGGGCGTACGGTGTAG
- a CDS encoding lysylphosphatidylglycerol synthase domain-containing protein, which produces MKRLRAAVTNPWLGFIVLAASVVVSVWSISTIPEASPLPVLLGLLPWTVGKYVLCPLRWHALSMGGQSRWWHMRAYAESELLGLASPVHASADLWRVHRLHQTGLGRGLAVAEVALDRVIGVGGIALGVVLAGVTLPWHVLLAFGAVALGAAVAVLLVRRWRPDLFNRRPLPSPRVLALGLGISLTYQAGVAGLILGSVIGVGSDVTLLGLVTVFAASQLASILPRIGGADPHNAALAVGLTSLGVPWPAAIGAVSLVAVVPWLPALLLGGTSFAARRIAALLPVALTPRPSPLTPRPR; this is translated from the coding sequence ATGAAGAGGCTCCGGGCCGCTGTCACCAACCCCTGGCTGGGTTTCATCGTGCTCGCGGCGAGCGTGGTGGTATCGGTGTGGAGCATCTCCACCATCCCGGAGGCGTCGCCGCTGCCGGTGCTGCTCGGGCTGCTGCCCTGGACGGTCGGCAAGTACGTGCTGTGCCCGCTGCGCTGGCACGCGCTGTCGATGGGCGGGCAGAGCCGCTGGTGGCACATGCGCGCGTACGCCGAGAGCGAGCTGCTCGGCCTGGCCTCCCCGGTGCACGCCAGCGCCGACCTGTGGCGGGTGCACCGCCTGCACCAGACCGGCCTGGGTCGCGGGCTCGCCGTCGCCGAGGTGGCCCTCGACCGGGTGATCGGCGTCGGCGGGATCGCGCTGGGCGTTGTGCTCGCCGGCGTGACGCTCCCCTGGCACGTGCTCCTCGCGTTCGGGGCGGTCGCTCTCGGCGCCGCCGTCGCCGTGCTGCTCGTACGCCGCTGGCGCCCCGACCTGTTCAACCGGCGCCCGCTGCCCAGCCCTCGGGTCCTCGCCCTCGGCCTGGGCATCTCCCTGACGTACCAGGCGGGTGTCGCCGGGCTGATCCTCGGCTCGGTGATCGGCGTGGGCAGCGACGTGACCCTGCTGGGCCTGGTCACCGTCTTCGCGGCGAGCCAGCTCGCCAGCATCCTGCCCCGGATCGGCGGCGCCGACCCGCACAACGCGGCGCTGGCGGTGGGCCTGACCTCGCTCGGCGTCCCGTGGCCGGCCGCCATCGGGGCGGTCTCCCTGGTAGCCGTGGTGCCCTGGCTCCCGGCGTTGCTCCTCGGCGGCACCAGCTTCGCGGCCCGCCGCATCGCCGCTCTCCTCCCCGTCGCCCTAACCCCCCGCCCGAGCCCGCTAACGCCTCGCCCCCGCTAA
- a CDS encoding response regulator gives MSAISIVVVDDQEVVRAGFAALLDTQPDFTVVGSAADGAEAVRLCGRHDPDVVLMDVRMPVMDGIEATRRIVATGSARILMLTTFDLDEHVYDALSAGASGFLLKEVTAERLFDAVRVVAAGEALLAPTVTRRLIDEFARLRPRPRQATHLRVLTPRETDVLRLIAEGLSNTEIAERLVVSEETVKTHVSRVLGKLGLRDRTQAVVTAYESGLVVPRSSR, from the coding sequence ATGAGCGCGATCAGCATCGTCGTGGTGGACGACCAGGAGGTCGTGCGTGCCGGGTTCGCCGCGCTGCTCGACACGCAGCCGGACTTCACCGTCGTGGGAAGCGCCGCCGACGGTGCCGAGGCGGTACGCCTCTGTGGCCGGCACGACCCCGACGTCGTGCTCATGGACGTACGCATGCCGGTGATGGACGGCATCGAGGCCACCCGCCGGATCGTCGCCACCGGCTCGGCCCGGATCCTCATGCTCACCACCTTCGACCTCGACGAGCACGTGTACGACGCGCTGAGCGCAGGGGCCAGCGGCTTCCTGCTCAAGGAGGTGACCGCCGAGCGCCTGTTCGACGCCGTACGCGTGGTGGCCGCGGGCGAGGCGCTCCTGGCCCCGACCGTCACCCGGCGGCTCATCGACGAGTTCGCCCGGCTGCGCCCCCGCCCTCGGCAGGCGACCCACCTGCGGGTGCTGACCCCACGCGAGACCGACGTGCTGCGCCTCATCGCCGAAGGGCTGTCCAACACCGAGATCGCCGAACGCCTCGTGGTGAGCGAGGAGACCGTCAAGACCCACGTGAGCCGGGTGCTCGGCAAGCTCGGGCTGCGCGACCGCACCCAGGCGGTGGTGACCGCGTACGAATCTGGACTGGTTGTGCCGCGTTCGAGTCGCTGA